A genome region from Candidatus Methylomirabilis sp. includes the following:
- a CDS encoding CoA ester lyase, with the protein MRVRRSLLFIPGSDERKLAKSRALTPDAFILDLEDGVALDRKDEARQRVASYLREVSPGGAERAVRLNGLHSRFFADDVRAIAPARPDALVLPKVESPEAVAAIEAGVGAAERAAGVPAPGPPLLLFIESARGLAAAAAIARASRRVEALILGHADFCKDLGVRQARAAEGILLHIRCALVLAARAAGIDAIDTIYEALGDLEGLRAEAEQAAALGFAGKLALHPAQVEPIQAAFTPSPEEIAYARRVVEGFEAAQAAGRGVFTLEGRMIDEPFVEVERRLLARARQAGLA; encoded by the coding sequence ATGCGGGTTCGGCGCAGCCTCCTCTTCATCCCGGGAAGCGACGAGCGGAAGCTGGCCAAGAGCCGGGCGCTCACCCCCGATGCGTTCATCCTTGACCTGGAGGACGGGGTCGCGCTCGACCGGAAAGACGAGGCGCGGCAGCGGGTCGCGAGCTACCTCCGGGAGGTTTCCCCCGGAGGAGCCGAGCGAGCCGTCCGGTTGAATGGTCTGCACTCCCGCTTCTTCGCCGATGACGTCCGGGCCATCGCCCCGGCCCGACCAGACGCGCTCGTCCTTCCCAAGGTGGAGTCGCCGGAGGCGGTGGCCGCGATCGAGGCGGGCGTGGGGGCAGCGGAGCGCGCGGCCGGGGTGCCGGCCCCCGGCCCTCCCCTGCTCCTCTTCATCGAGTCGGCGCGGGGCCTGGCGGCCGCCGCGGCCATCGCCCGCGCCAGCCGCCGCGTCGAGGCCCTCATCCTGGGGCACGCTGATTTCTGCAAGGACCTCGGGGTCCGCCAGGCCCGGGCCGCGGAGGGAATCCTCCTGCACATCCGCTGCGCCCTGGTCCTGGCCGCCCGGGCGGCGGGGATCGACGCGATCGATACCATCTACGAGGCGCTGGGGGATCTCGAGGGGCTGCGAGCGGAGGCGGAGCAGGCGGCCGCCCTGGGGTTCGCGGGGAAGCTGGCGCTGCACCCGGCGCAGGTGGAGCCAATCCAGGCCGCCTTCACGCCGAGTCCGGAGGAGATAGCCTACGCCCGGCGCGTGGTCGAGGGGTTCGAGGCAGCGCAAGCCGCGGGCAGGGGGGTGTTCACTCTGGAGGGCCGGATGATTGACGAGCCCTTCGTCGAGGTGGAGCGGCGTCTGCTGGCCCGGGCCCGGCAGGCCGGGCTGGCGTGA
- a CDS encoding glutaredoxin family protein has translation MKELLSQKKIPFTDKNVREDAAALNELRKMGYNSIPVTIIDGQRIHGFDKAAIEKALAGS, from the coding sequence GTGAAAGAGTTGCTTTCACAGAAGAAGATCCCCTTCACCGATAAGAACGTCCGGGAAGACGCCGCGGCGCTGAACGAGCTGCGGAAGATGGGCTACAACAGCATTCCCGTCACGATCATCGACGGGCAGCGGATCCACGGCTTCGACAAGGCCGCGATCGAGAAGGCGCTGGCCGGCTCCTGA
- the pyk gene encoding pyruvate kinase, with product MRRTKIVCTLGPSSRTEGVIRGLIRKGMDVARLNFAHGTHADHRRLIELVRRLSQEEGRPVAILQDLAGPKMRIGELATESIYLRPGDVLTITTRKVVGTSEVVSVGHPELLEQVEVGDPLLLSDGRLRLEVTAKGPEEVRCRVIVGGTLFPHKGVTLPAGGHKVKALTEKDRADLAFAVQQGVDYLGVSFVRTAEDIRQAKALLQEAGAEIPVVAKIEKRDALENIEEILEATDSIMIARGDLGAEIPLEEVPLAQKRLIAMANALAKPAITATQMLSSMVASPRPTRAEASDVANAVLDGTDAVMLSEESATGRHPVEAVAVMARIAEAAERALEEEAWTERRRSSRQARTVHFAICEAACLVAQELKAKAIVCPTRTGTTARLIAGLRPRQPILAASPSEMVARRLAMVWGVTPMVTDKPGDMDAMMAQAKEAAVASGLVQPGDRFVITAGPPTGPPGTTNLIKVDVA from the coding sequence ATGCGTCGCACGAAGATCGTCTGCACTCTGGGGCCCTCCAGCCGAACCGAGGGGGTCATCCGGGGTCTCATCCGCAAGGGAATGGACGTGGCCCGCCTCAACTTCGCGCACGGGACGCACGCGGACCACCGACGCCTCATCGAGCTGGTCCGGCGCCTCTCGCAGGAGGAGGGGAGACCCGTGGCGATCCTCCAGGACCTGGCCGGCCCGAAGATGCGGATCGGGGAGCTCGCCACGGAGTCCATCTACCTCAGGCCCGGGGACGTCCTCACCATCACGACCCGAAAGGTGGTGGGGACGTCGGAGGTCGTCTCCGTCGGGCACCCGGAGCTGTTGGAGCAGGTGGAGGTCGGAGACCCCCTCCTCCTCTCGGACGGGCGGCTCCGCCTGGAGGTGACCGCCAAGGGCCCGGAGGAGGTCCGCTGCCGGGTCATCGTGGGGGGGACGCTCTTCCCCCACAAGGGGGTGACGCTCCCCGCGGGCGGGCACAAGGTGAAGGCCCTGACCGAGAAGGACCGGGCCGACCTCGCCTTCGCCGTCCAGCAGGGGGTGGACTACCTGGGCGTCTCGTTCGTCCGGACGGCCGAGGACATCCGCCAGGCCAAGGCCCTGCTGCAGGAGGCCGGGGCGGAGATCCCGGTGGTCGCCAAGATCGAGAAGCGGGACGCCCTGGAGAACATCGAGGAGATCCTGGAGGCCACGGACAGCATCATGATCGCGCGGGGGGACCTGGGGGCGGAGATCCCGCTCGAGGAGGTCCCGCTGGCCCAGAAGCGGCTCATCGCCATGGCGAACGCCCTGGCGAAGCCGGCCATCACCGCCACGCAGATGCTCTCCTCCATGGTGGCGAGCCCGCGCCCCACCCGGGCGGAGGCCTCCGACGTGGCCAATGCGGTCCTGGACGGGACCGATGCCGTCATGCTGTCGGAAGAGAGCGCCACGGGGCGCCACCCGGTGGAGGCGGTGGCCGTGATGGCCCGCATCGCCGAGGCCGCCGAGCGGGCCCTGGAGGAAGAGGCCTGGACGGAGCGCCGGCGGTCCTCGCGCCAGGCCCGGACCGTCCACTTCGCCATCTGCGAGGCAGCCTGCCTGGTTGCCCAGGAGCTGAAGGCCAAGGCCATCGTCTGTCCCACCCGGACCGGGACGACGGCCCGGCTCATCGCCGGGCTCCGGCCCCGCCAGCCGATCCTGGCCGCGAGCCCCTCGGAGATGGTCGCCCGGCGCCTTGCGATGGTGTGGGGCGTCACGCCCATGGTCACCGACAAGCCCGGGGACATGGACGCCATGATGGCCCAGGCGAAGGAGGCGGCAGTGGCCTCCGGCCTCGTGCAGCCTGGGGACCGGTTCGTCATCACGGCGGGTCCCCCCACCGGGCCGCCGGGAACGACGAACCTCATCAAGGTGGACGTGGCCTGA
- a CDS encoding molybdopterin-dependent oxidoreductase translates to MALDPIAKVGRELAKFPPPDQWEDWVEYESTAWPKKEERHYWIVPSICFNCESACGILAYVDKADFTVRKIEGNPVHPGSRGRLCAKGAVTPNQLRDPDRILYPLKREGRRGEGKWRRVSWGEALAEIAARMRRAFQEGRRQEVMYHIGRPGEDGYVMRVLQAWGIDGHNSHTNVCSSSARLGFALWNGDDRPSPDFANAATVLLLTSHLETGHYFNPHAQRIIEAQGRGARLITIDPRLSHTASKADLWLPAYSGTEGAILLAIASHLLETGRFDAAFVRDWVNWPEFLAAEHPEKPRTFETFLEVLRALYREYTFEFAERETGVAADLIRQAAEAVADARGRLATYNWRAAAAGNLWGWQITRCLYLLVVLTGSVGTEGGTGLHRWNKFVPKHPNPAPAPASWNELTFPREYPLAHYEMSFLLPHFLKEGRGRLEVYFTRVFNPVWTYPDGFTWMEVLEDEAKVGCHVALTPTWSETAWFADYVLPVGLGTERHDTMSQETHAARWIGFRQPVQRVAMEKAGRTVRFTHEANPGEVWEHNEFWIELSWLVDPDGALGIRRYFESPYRPGEKITVEEYYRWMFEEGVPGLPAAAAREGLTPLEYMRKYGVFTVEERVYRLHERPVAPASLQGSTPDPETGTVRKAGRPVGVLVNGKPCVGFDTPSRKLEFWSRTLKEWQWPEHALPDYTRSHVYWRDLKRGENEFDLMPNFRLPTLIHTRSAVKWLYEISHNNPVWIHTQDAERLGVQTGDLVKVETPIGYFVDRVWVTEGIRPGIVGVSHHLGRWRLMEDQGPARIASALVEIRRPGPGQYLMRQVHGIRPFPSGDPDTERVFWREAGVNQNLTFPVQPDPVSGMHCWHVKVRLTRPAPEDRYGDIFVDTNRSFALYRDWLQMARRAPGPEQLRRPLWLDRPGRPVGECFLLT, encoded by the coding sequence ATGGCGCTCGACCCGATCGCGAAGGTAGGGCGCGAGCTGGCCAAGTTCCCCCCGCCGGACCAGTGGGAGGACTGGGTCGAATACGAGTCCACCGCCTGGCCGAAGAAGGAGGAGCGGCACTACTGGATCGTCCCCAGCATCTGCTTCAACTGCGAGTCGGCCTGCGGGATCCTGGCCTACGTGGACAAGGCGGACTTCACGGTCCGGAAGATCGAGGGGAACCCCGTCCACCCGGGGAGCCGGGGGCGGCTGTGCGCCAAGGGAGCGGTGACCCCGAACCAGCTTCGCGACCCGGACCGCATCCTCTACCCGCTGAAGCGGGAGGGGCGCCGGGGGGAGGGGAAGTGGCGGCGGGTTTCCTGGGGCGAGGCGCTGGCCGAGATCGCCGCCCGGATGCGTCGCGCCTTCCAGGAGGGGCGGCGCCAGGAGGTGATGTACCACATCGGCCGGCCGGGGGAGGACGGCTACGTGATGCGGGTCCTCCAGGCCTGGGGGATCGACGGCCACAACAGCCACACCAACGTCTGCTCCTCCTCGGCCCGGCTGGGCTTCGCGCTCTGGAACGGGGATGATCGCCCCTCCCCCGACTTTGCCAACGCCGCCACGGTTCTTCTCCTGACGTCCCACCTGGAGACGGGCCACTACTTCAACCCCCACGCCCAGCGGATCATCGAGGCCCAGGGCCGGGGGGCCCGCCTCATCACCATCGATCCCCGCCTGAGCCACACCGCCAGCAAGGCCGACCTGTGGCTCCCCGCCTATTCGGGGACCGAGGGGGCCATCCTCCTGGCCATCGCCAGCCACCTCCTGGAGACGGGACGGTTCGACGCCGCATTCGTCCGGGACTGGGTGAACTGGCCCGAGTTCCTCGCCGCGGAGCACCCCGAGAAGCCCCGGACCTTCGAGACGTTCCTGGAGGTCCTGCGGGCGCTGTACCGGGAGTACACCTTCGAGTTCGCGGAGCGGGAGACGGGGGTGGCCGCGGATCTGATCCGGCAGGCGGCGGAGGCGGTCGCGGATGCGCGGGGCCGGCTCGCCACCTACAACTGGCGCGCGGCGGCCGCGGGGAACCTGTGGGGCTGGCAGATCACCCGCTGTCTCTACCTCCTGGTGGTCCTGACCGGCTCCGTCGGGACCGAGGGGGGGACCGGCCTGCACCGCTGGAACAAGTTCGTCCCCAAGCACCCGAACCCGGCACCCGCTCCCGCCTCCTGGAACGAGCTCACCTTCCCCCGGGAGTACCCTCTGGCGCACTACGAGATGTCCTTCCTCCTCCCCCACTTCCTGAAGGAGGGGCGCGGCCGGCTGGAGGTGTACTTCACCCGGGTCTTCAACCCGGTCTGGACCTACCCGGATGGCTTCACCTGGATGGAGGTCCTCGAGGATGAGGCCAAGGTCGGGTGCCACGTGGCCCTGACCCCCACGTGGAGCGAGACGGCCTGGTTCGCCGATTACGTCCTCCCCGTCGGCCTCGGGACCGAGCGCCACGACACGATGAGCCAGGAGACCCACGCGGCCCGGTGGATCGGATTTCGCCAGCCGGTGCAGCGGGTGGCGATGGAGAAGGCCGGGCGGACGGTGCGGTTCACCCACGAGGCGAACCCCGGGGAGGTGTGGGAGCACAATGAGTTCTGGATCGAGCTCTCCTGGCTGGTGGACCCGGACGGTGCCCTGGGGATCCGCCGGTACTTCGAGTCCCCCTACCGGCCGGGCGAGAAGATCACGGTGGAGGAGTACTACCGCTGGATGTTCGAGGAGGGGGTGCCCGGGCTGCCCGCGGCGGCGGCGCGGGAGGGGCTGACCCCGCTGGAGTACATGCGGAAGTACGGGGTCTTCACGGTGGAGGAGCGGGTCTACCGGCTGCACGAGCGCCCCGTCGCGCCAGCCTCCCTTCAGGGCAGCACGCCCGATCCCGAGACCGGCACCGTCCGGAAGGCGGGCCGGCCCGTCGGGGTGCTGGTGAACGGGAAGCCCTGCGTCGGCTTCGACACTCCCTCCCGCAAGCTGGAGTTCTGGAGCCGGACCCTGAAGGAGTGGCAGTGGCCGGAGCACGCCCTCCCCGACTACACCCGGAGCCACGTCTACTGGCGCGACCTAAAGCGGGGGGAGAACGAGTTCGATCTGATGCCCAACTTCCGCCTCCCCACGCTGATCCACACCCGCTCCGCCGTGAAGTGGCTCTACGAGATCTCCCACAACAACCCGGTCTGGATCCACACGCAGGACGCGGAGCGGCTCGGCGTCCAGACCGGGGACCTCGTCAAGGTCGAGACGCCGATCGGGTACTTCGTGGACCGGGTCTGGGTCACCGAGGGGATCCGGCCCGGGATCGTGGGCGTCTCCCACCATCTCGGCCGGTGGCGGCTCATGGAGGACCAGGGGCCGGCCCGCATCGCCTCGGCCCTGGTGGAGATCCGGCGGCCGGGGCCGGGCCAGTACCTGATGCGGCAGGTGCACGGGATCCGCCCCTTCCCGTCCGGCGACCCGGACACGGAGCGGGTCTTCTGGCGGGAGGCGGGCGTGAACCAGAACCTGACCTTCCCCGTTCAGCCGGATCCGGTCAGCGGGATGCACTGCTGGCACGTGAAGGTCCGCCTGACGCGGCCCGCCCCGGAGGATCGCTACGGCGATATCTTCGTGGACACGAACCGATCCTTCGCCCTCTACCGGGACTGGTTGCAGATGGCCCGGCGGGCTCCCGGTCCCGAACAGTTGCGCCGGCCCCTCTGGCTCGACCGGCCCGGGCGGCCGGTCGGGGAATGCTTCCTCCTGACGTGA
- a CDS encoding cytidylate kinase family protein has translation MAVLTISQELGSGGTAIAARVAEALRLRVADREIILKAAAAYGIHETKLEEVADQAPTLWERIDEEKRRYSVYVREAVYDLAREGQVILVGRGGQVLFRDVPHVLKVRIVAPLPVRARRVAERQKLDPEAALRIVERDDRDRAARMRYLFDVDWRDPRLYDLVLNTGYLSAESAADVIVALARKPEFTMTPESLAALADLFLASRVEAALASDPRTRGAVLSASCRQGRILVSGGVYSETSRQAVEEIARAIPGVSAVQTDLYIEPIAWGLS, from the coding sequence ATGGCGGTCCTGACCATTTCCCAGGAACTGGGGAGCGGTGGCACCGCGATCGCCGCGCGCGTGGCCGAGGCGTTACGCCTGCGCGTGGCAGACCGGGAGATCATCCTGAAGGCGGCTGCCGCCTACGGGATCCACGAGACCAAGCTGGAGGAGGTGGCCGACCAGGCGCCGACCCTCTGGGAGCGGATCGACGAAGAGAAGCGGCGGTACTCCGTCTACGTGCGCGAGGCCGTCTACGATCTGGCCCGGGAGGGTCAGGTCATCCTGGTGGGGCGGGGGGGGCAGGTGCTGTTCCGGGATGTCCCCCACGTCCTGAAAGTCCGGATCGTGGCGCCGCTCCCGGTCCGGGCCCGCCGGGTGGCGGAGCGGCAGAAGCTGGACCCGGAGGCCGCCCTCCGGATCGTGGAGCGGGATGACCGGGACCGGGCGGCCCGCATGCGCTACCTCTTCGACGTGGACTGGCGTGACCCGCGCCTCTACGACCTGGTCCTGAACACCGGCTATCTCTCTGCCGAGTCGGCGGCCGACGTCATCGTCGCGCTGGCCCGCAAGCCGGAGTTCACCATGACCCCCGAGTCGCTGGCTGCCCTGGCCGACCTCTTCCTCGCCAGCAGGGTGGAGGCCGCCTTGGCCTCGGACCCCCGCACGCGGGGCGCGGTCCTGAGCGCCTCCTGCCGGCAGGGGCGCATCCTGGTGAGCGGCGGCGTCTACAGCGAGACGAGTCGACAGGCGGTCGAGGAGATCGCGAGGGCCATCCCCGGGGTCAGCGCCGTCCAGACTGACCTGTACATCGAGCCCATCGCCTGGGGCCTCTCCTAG
- a CDS encoding phosphosulfolactate synthase, translating to MPRPRSKTGTGKGTAIRKAWDGVFTLPVKERVGKPRAIGWTMVIDKGLGLHQTADLMAAAADAIDVVKLTFGTSAFFEAPLLKRKVGLITAAGCSCMPGGTFQEVCVWQGTFDRYLARAEALGFNAIEISDGTIAMDARTREVVVRKGVRAGFRVITEVGKKDPEEALTMQTLAEEAERDLASGAFMVLVEAREAGRGVGVMDAHGIPLDAEIDALVAAVRDPSRLIWEAPLAAQQRHFVLRFGPNVSLGNVAPEDVLALEALRCGLRGETLKRAWRADPDFRRR from the coding sequence ATGCCGCGACCGCGCAGCAAGACCGGGACGGGCAAGGGGACGGCGATCCGGAAGGCCTGGGACGGGGTCTTCACGCTCCCGGTGAAGGAGCGGGTCGGCAAGCCTCGGGCCATCGGCTGGACGATGGTCATCGACAAGGGGCTCGGCCTGCACCAGACGGCCGACCTGATGGCGGCGGCGGCGGATGCCATTGACGTGGTGAAGCTCACCTTCGGCACCTCCGCCTTTTTCGAAGCCCCCCTCCTGAAGCGCAAGGTTGGCCTGATCACGGCAGCCGGGTGCTCCTGCATGCCGGGGGGGACCTTCCAGGAGGTCTGCGTGTGGCAGGGGACCTTCGACCGCTACCTGGCCCGCGCGGAGGCGCTGGGGTTCAACGCCATCGAGATCTCCGACGGCACCATCGCCATGGACGCGCGGACCCGGGAGGTGGTGGTCCGGAAAGGGGTGCGGGCCGGCTTCCGGGTGATCACGGAGGTGGGGAAGAAGGACCCCGAGGAAGCGCTCACGATGCAGACCCTGGCCGAGGAGGCGGAGCGGGACCTGGCCTCTGGGGCATTCATGGTCCTGGTGGAGGCCCGGGAGGCCGGGCGCGGCGTCGGCGTGATGGATGCGCACGGGATCCCGCTGGACGCCGAGATTGACGCCCTGGTGGCGGCCGTCCGGGATCCCTCCCGTCTCATCTGGGAGGCGCCGCTGGCGGCCCAGCAGCGGCATTTCGTCCTCCGGTTCGGGCCAAATGTGAGCCTCGGGAACGTCGCCCCCGAGGATGTGCTGGCGCTGGAGGCGCTCCGCTGCGGCCTCCGGGGGGAGACCCTGAAGCGGGCGTGGCGGGCCGACCCCGACTTCCGGCGGCGGTAG
- the ggt gene encoding gamma-glutamyltransferase: protein MPARSLIPPFAHRPLVIGRRGLVAAGHPLAALAGMRVLLEGGNAADAAAATAWAMAVVRPHASGLGGDAFSLVYWRREGKVTALNASGRAPGGATAEVFRRRGWERIPERGVLACTVPGAVDGWLALAERHGTMPRERLIAPAIELAEEGFGVSDRFAEDVATHRKVLAKQPEAAALFLPGGRPLGRGERFQQPGLARALRAVAEGGRDAFYRGPVAKAIAAFCQREGGLLTEADFAAHVSDWVEPIESTYRGCRIVEFPPNTQGMALLLALNILEGFDPGLLTREPAEWLHLCIEAKKLALADRDRYISDPSRVEIPLAVLLSKAYAAERRAKIDREKAAPEVESGDAWPKGEDTTYLAVADADGNLISHIQSIFSSFGAGVVAGETGILLNNRLKAFTLREEHVNRLEPGKRTMHTLNPVLVFRGAAPVLAAGSPGAEGQVQILIQVLTAFLHGEADLQRVIEAPRWRNDAGVELLAESRMSRAVLSALAAKGHRVRRVGPWSQTMGGVQGIQVDAAAGLYYGGADPRREGYAIGW, encoded by the coding sequence GTGCCCGCCCGAAGTCTGATCCCCCCCTTCGCCCACCGTCCCCTGGTCATCGGCCGGCGCGGCCTCGTGGCGGCGGGACACCCCCTCGCCGCCCTGGCCGGGATGCGGGTCCTCCTGGAGGGGGGAAACGCCGCCGACGCCGCGGCGGCGACCGCGTGGGCCATGGCGGTCGTCCGGCCCCACGCCAGCGGTCTCGGGGGGGACGCCTTCAGCCTCGTCTACTGGCGGCGGGAGGGGAAGGTCACGGCGCTGAACGCGAGCGGGCGGGCGCCGGGGGGAGCCACGGCCGAGGTCTTCCGCCGGCGCGGCTGGGAGCGGATCCCCGAGCGGGGCGTCCTGGCCTGCACGGTGCCGGGGGCGGTGGACGGATGGCTGGCGCTCGCCGAACGGCACGGGACGATGCCGAGGGAGCGCCTGATCGCTCCGGCCATCGAGCTGGCGGAAGAGGGGTTCGGGGTCAGCGACCGGTTCGCCGAGGACGTGGCGACCCACCGGAAGGTGCTGGCGAAGCAGCCGGAGGCGGCCGCCCTCTTCCTGCCGGGCGGCAGGCCGCTCGGCCGCGGGGAGCGGTTCCAGCAGCCCGGATTGGCCCGGGCCCTCCGTGCGGTGGCGGAGGGAGGACGGGACGCCTTCTACCGGGGTCCGGTGGCGAAGGCGATCGCCGCCTTCTGCCAGCGGGAGGGGGGACTGCTCACCGAGGCCGACTTCGCCGCGCACGTGAGCGACTGGGTGGAGCCCATCGAGTCCACCTACCGGGGCTGCCGGATTGTGGAGTTCCCCCCCAACACGCAGGGGATGGCCCTCCTGCTCGCCCTGAATATCCTGGAGGGGTTCGACCCGGGTCTGCTGACACGCGAGCCGGCGGAGTGGCTCCACCTCTGCATCGAAGCCAAGAAGCTCGCCCTGGCCGACCGGGACCGATACATCAGCGACCCCTCCCGGGTCGAGATCCCGCTCGCCGTGCTCCTCTCCAAGGCCTACGCCGCCGAGCGCCGGGCGAAGATCGACCGGGAGAAGGCGGCGCCGGAGGTGGAGAGCGGGGATGCCTGGCCGAAGGGGGAGGACACCACCTACCTCGCCGTGGCGGACGCCGATGGCAACCTCATCTCTCACATCCAGAGCATCTTTTCCTCGTTCGGCGCGGGGGTGGTGGCGGGGGAGACCGGGATCCTGCTGAATAACCGGCTGAAGGCGTTCACGCTCCGGGAGGAGCACGTCAACCGTCTGGAGCCGGGGAAGCGCACCATGCACACCCTGAACCCGGTCCTGGTCTTTCGGGGGGCGGCCCCCGTCCTGGCGGCTGGATCCCCCGGCGCCGAGGGGCAGGTTCAGATCCTGATCCAGGTTCTTACGGCCTTCCTGCATGGGGAGGCCGACCTGCAGCGGGTCATCGAGGCGCCCCGCTGGCGCAACGACGCGGGGGTCGAGCTCCTGGCGGAATCTCGGATGTCGCGCGCCGTCCTCTCCGCCCTCGCCGCCAAGGGGCACCGGGTCCGGCGGGTGGGTCCCTGGTCCCAGACGATGGGGGGGGTCCAAGGGATTCAGGTGGACGCGGCGGCAGGACTCTACTACGGCGGCGCGGACCCCCGGCGCGAAGGGTACGCCATCGGCTGGTAG
- the nrfD gene encoding NrfD/PsrC family molybdoenzyme membrane anchor subunit: MPNYGFAIDVRKCIGCHACTVACKAEHEIPIGVWRCWVKTVEKGTFPETRRFFLPVLCNQCEAAPCARICPTGALFFRPDGIVDLDGDRCIGCRACMAACPYSQIFIDPNTHTAEKCNFCANRVDRGLQPACVVVCPTECRIFGDLDDPDSQLSRLLEREATTVRKPEKGTRPKIWYVEAEESAITPLAATRPPLYREGEVGVSLLALARGNGGGGQRELPPRGPMGQGDASVPQPQGVAPKVDYDVFHRMPWGKDVAAYLLTKGISTGAFLVSLLLWRFGSGPEALSLWAGPGLGLAFLLVTAGILVYDLERPARFLYILLKPNFSSWLTLGSFCLLGYGGVATLWLAAVLTGQLAWLDLLLWPAVALAFLSTIYTAFLFAQAEARDLWQGPHTLLHLLAQAGAAGAGALLLAGFAVGASPAAIGTLRGVLGIGVAVHLLVLLAEHCVSHHPTADGKMASQLIVRGPFRRLFWGGAVLAGGFLPLLLLLLPGPGPALVAAAAALAGALCWEVTWVYAGQAVPLA, from the coding sequence ATGCCGAACTACGGCTTCGCCATCGACGTCCGGAAGTGCATCGGCTGCCACGCCTGTACCGTCGCGTGCAAGGCCGAGCACGAGATCCCCATCGGGGTCTGGCGCTGCTGGGTCAAGACGGTCGAGAAGGGGACCTTCCCCGAGACCCGGCGCTTCTTCCTCCCGGTCCTCTGCAACCAGTGCGAGGCGGCCCCCTGTGCCCGGATCTGCCCCACGGGCGCCCTCTTCTTCCGCCCCGACGGGATCGTGGACCTGGATGGGGACCGGTGCATCGGCTGTCGGGCCTGCATGGCCGCGTGCCCCTATTCCCAGATTTTCATCGACCCGAACACCCACACGGCCGAGAAGTGCAACTTCTGCGCGAACCGGGTGGACCGGGGGCTGCAACCGGCCTGCGTCGTGGTCTGCCCGACCGAGTGCCGGATCTTCGGCGACCTGGACGACCCGGACAGCCAGCTGAGCCGGCTGCTCGAGCGGGAGGCCACGACGGTCCGGAAGCCGGAGAAGGGGACCCGTCCCAAGATCTGGTACGTGGAGGCGGAGGAGAGCGCCATCACGCCGCTCGCCGCCACCCGCCCGCCGCTCTACCGAGAGGGAGAGGTGGGCGTGAGCCTGCTCGCCCTGGCCCGCGGGAACGGGGGGGGCGGGCAGCGGGAGCTCCCGCCGCGCGGGCCGATGGGGCAGGGGGATGCCTCGGTTCCCCAACCCCAAGGCGTGGCCCCGAAGGTGGACTACGATGTCTTTCACCGGATGCCCTGGGGGAAGGACGTGGCAGCCTACCTCCTGACCAAGGGGATCAGCACCGGGGCCTTCCTCGTTTCGCTCCTCTTGTGGCGCTTCGGCAGCGGTCCCGAGGCGCTCAGCCTCTGGGCCGGGCCGGGCCTGGGCCTCGCCTTCCTCCTGGTGACCGCGGGGATCCTGGTCTACGACCTGGAGCGGCCGGCGCGCTTCCTCTATATCCTGCTGAAGCCGAACTTCTCCTCGTGGCTCACCCTGGGCTCCTTCTGTCTGCTGGGGTATGGAGGGGTCGCGACCCTCTGGCTCGCCGCCGTCCTCACCGGCCAACTGGCGTGGCTCGACCTGCTGCTCTGGCCCGCCGTGGCGCTCGCCTTCCTCTCGACGATCTACACCGCGTTCCTCTTCGCGCAGGCCGAGGCCCGGGACCTCTGGCAGGGGCCGCACACGCTCCTGCACCTGCTGGCCCAGGCGGGGGCGGCGGGCGCGGGGGCCCTGCTCCTCGCCGGGTTCGCAGTGGGGGCGAGCCCGGCGGCGATCGGCACGCTCAGAGGAGTCCTGGGGATCGGCGTGGCGGTCCACCTCCTGGTTCTCTTGGCCGAGCACTGCGTCTCCCACCACCCCACGGCGGATGGGAAGATGGCCAGCCAGCTGATCGTGCGCGGGCCCTTCCGCCGCCTCTTCTGGGGGGGAGCCGTGCTGGCGGGAGGCTTCCTCCCGCTCCTGCTCCTGCTGCTCCCCGGCCCCGGCCCCGCGCTGGTAGCCGCGGCGGCCGCCCTGGCCGGCGCGCTCTGCTGGGAAGTCACCTGGGTCTATGCGGGTCAGGCCGTCCCCCTGGCCTGA